The following nucleotide sequence is from Pagrus major chromosome 16, Pma_NU_1.0.
CCTTatcttttcttgtgtttttgttcctgttAAAGGTGGAGACAGTAAAGCTATTGGTTTCTTAGCACATTTGTAAGATAAGGAGGTCAATAAATCAACTTAAATTCAAATCTGTGTGTCAGTacatctttttttgttaaagTCCTTCTAATAAACTTTAGTTAACAGGTAAGGCCCTTTTACATCCTTACAAGATgcatattaatattaataagaaGACTATAAGTGTGATAATAgctcagttgtttaggagaatgctgcagtgaagttttgctgtgaagctaaGTTAGTgaatgaacttatcctttaataggTAATAAgacttttaaagatttttattagcattaataagactatatacatgtaattaatagtgtaaaaaacatgtttagtgccagattataagacatttttGAGTACTTCTGAGAAACTCAGTTTATAGACTgcttaaaaacattaaaggagcagtctgtagttttcaggatgacattttaatcagaagagaaagatctttgggcctaaacaaactaaataaacaaacgctctttgttttcatgactgaataaacagaataaacaaactgaccttgaaggacaacacagtttcaaactgttttactttgtttatatgtggcggaccctgccacctttggTGTATTCAGTTAAGgaaaaaatattctgaatttgaatttcttctccaaaactacatagtgctcctttaataacagcctaatgaatttctttttttcttttttttttctttttttgtgacaaacacatttgatgAGTTTAACTAACatattatgtcatttttaaaccttttctgtgctttcatGTTACTTTTTTTAGATTAATACACATCTTACTTTGCAATTATTAACAGTTATTATGCTTTTTGCAGCTATTGCATCTAAAGCGAGAACAAATGCATTTTAAGGTTAATGAATTCTTCTTTTTGTGCACTTATTAACAGTTTTCTTTCATAGTTAACTGTTCATGAGTacatattttactgttaatagtattaatcttaataaagcaacaataaaAGGAGTAAAGGTTTAGCAATGACATAGAAGGTAAGTTGTAATAACAGGTTAGTTATattgaaatacataaataaatgtgtttttgttgtgcaaTTATAAGAAATAACGGTGTTTtgcacttttaataaaaaacagatgttgaaacaGCTGGATTGTCGTCATTTTCCCATGCAGCATCACTTGTTGGTAGTTTCCTGTTGATTAAAGCCAATAAAAAGaatatattgattatttttgcCGCGTTTCATCAATAATTCAGCCTCTTCCTTCACGTCCACTAATGCACGAGTGCATTCCTGCACACCGGCCGCCTGTCTGATATCTCTCGGTAATAAAAGGCGCCGTCAGCTTAGCTTATTCAATGACATCACATCCCAACTGCAGACTCCCAACATGGCGTCCAGCCGGGTGCCGGAGAGGGAGGTCCGGGAGGAGCCGAGGCGCGCCACGACCGCAAACCTCGACTTCAGCCCCCACAAACACTCCCTGCTCATCATTATCGGACGGACCGCACACCTCAGACAGACGGGACACATCTGCGGGGACATTGAACGAGGTACGTTTACAGCCAACCCGCCTCTCACACCTCCCGCACGTCgctctcctccttttccatATTCGCGTGAAAAATGAAGATGAACGCAAGTTCTCGTCGCGTAAATCACCAGAGGGATGCTTACATTGCCCCATTGCGGTGTTTATGTAATTTTATCCACCCTACTGACCGAGGATGCGTCATCTGGCGGTGCTCCACCATCAGCATCACCTCCTCCTGGGCGCAGTATAATTAAAAGCAGTCCGGAGCGGGGTGGCTTGGGTATCATTGCGCAATGAGAAGCTTTTTGGGGGAAGTGTTGCATGTTGATATTCAGTCAACACATGGCCACTTGTGAACGTTGTGCCATAAAgctttgtgtttatgtaaagCAGTGCCTGTGGAGGCTGCAGGGAGTAGACATGGGTGCACTGGCATGATAACCCAGGACAGTGCGTGTCtttactgtgtgtctgcagctctgaggGACATTTGAGTGCATGCAGTTTATGTAAAAACTGCACATAGGCTGAATAAAGATAACAGAGAAGGAAACAGGACACAGTGAGAGATGTTTATCGTCTTCACAAGGCTTATTAACATTTCATAACTGTCTGGTGAGAACCGTGTTCCttcaaaatgtcagcttttcaTGAGCCGAGAAGAGCGGCCCTGTTTTCAGCTGACTGACGTGCAGTTTTTCCGAgtatttcaatgtgtttttaaagtatttatcTAAAGGAGGAAGTAAATATCAACACATTTGGAGAATATTACTACCTCTTCTTTTATGAAGTCAGAAAGGTGATAATTCTGCATTATGTTCcttattgtttttttactttttgctgTCCTTAAAGGGCAGCACCACCACTTTTACACATTCAATAGTGTTTACAGGTATTGTTGAGTACttctgtatatgtgaaaaagaAGTTAAAAGTATTTTGTGGCTTTAGAGGAAGCTGCACATAATCTGATGCCTGCAGTGGGATTTAGCCTGGATCCCTCCGCATTTCTTGTAATACCGTTCTCCATGCCTGagtcaaactgttaactcactcaggttgttctgtttttcttgcgGTTCTGTTCTGGGCTCACTCATCCTTTGCTGCAAGAGTGTCTCTGGGTTCGTTAGGTGGAGCGGACAGGCTGGGTGTCCGCCACCTGGCCTGTTAGTTCTccctaacgagcccagagacactgcaatTGCGACAGCCGAagtttactggggaaactgcGGCTTGCAATCCGCTACATTGTTTTGTTggcatatttttattttacaaatgtgTTCGTTGTTTATGACATAGTGAAACCATTTGCTGCCCCATGTGACCGTAAGCCTCTTTTGTCTCCAGGTATTCGTTCATGGGACGTCGACTTAAAATCCTGTAACCTGAACCTCTTTCTCCAAGAGTTTCTCTCCCATCACACAGCGTCTTTCAAGGGTGCAGGTCAGTAACTGTGTTGATTTGACTCCTTGTCCGAACCCTCAGACCCTGTatcccacagaaaaaaaggcCCGTCCCCATGGTAACCCGCCGGTTTGTCCGGTCAGAGGTCAacgaggaaggaaggaaggaaggaaagtgCAGGAGCAGTCGGCGATTGTTAAACATGGGTGGACCCCTTTGGACAGAGAACAATAGAGATCTGTGCCACCTCTCTTTATGCATGTGTCGCAGTATTTCAGTTTGCAGAGTCAAGGACAACCagggaaaatgttgaaaacGCAGACAAACATCAGAGTCAGATAGTCATGTTACAGCTGAGCTGTGAAGTGAGGTGATGAACACAGACAAGAACAGACACATCTCTTTTCACAGAGCACAAAATGGCAGCCGTATACAGACCGTTAGATGGTTATGATTAGACAAATATGTCAGGGTCAGAGTTACTCAGACAGAGTAGGGCTGGGCTTTTGTGGAATTtggttgggaaaaaaaataacacagggGATTGGAGTAACGGGCCCTCGGAACAACGGCATGGCATCATATTttagcctttatgctaagctaagataacgAATTACACACCGAATGACAAGGATGTTTTACATTTGAACTTGAACTAAAATGTGAAAGATGTCATTCAGTGCAACCGTCTGTGAGGACTTGAATCAAAGACAAAGAAACTTTTGTACTTATATGGGTCATCGTTTTCCGGTTGGCTGTGTCCGCCTCCGTATCCTCAAACGTTGATCCAGTTCTCCTCAGACAGGAGTTAACTTGGCATCTCATCCTCAGACAATCCCTCTGACTCAGCTGTTCCactcttcttccttcctcttttttcacTCAGGGAGTCAATCACCCGCCCGGTTATCCCAGTTCAGTTTCTCACTGACCTCTTTGAGTTCACCTCCCATTTGGGTCTGGCTTCGGATCTGTTGGCTCGTTTCCAAACTCCCTCGGCTCTGAATTTTTCCCTCTCTTGTTTGCTTCCCTTTGTCTTGCTGCCTGCCTGTCCCTCTTTTtctattctttgtttttctctctgcctcttcagggCAGAAGTGTCTGCGCCACAGTACCAGAGTGTTGGACACTCAGGTGCTGATCAGTCCGTCTCAGGAACAGGTTCATTCAGAGGTGAGGGGGAGAAATCCTGGGTCCTTCACCAAGTTCATGGAAGATAGTTGACCAGGACAGGTGTTACAATGATGCAGTTTGTTCATCACAATTTCCAGCAGATCAAGCctatcaaatgttttgttttgtcggaccaacagtccaaaccctaaatgtattaaatttacaatgatataaaGCAGAGAAATCAGAAAATAGTCAAATTTAAGATGCTGTTGCCACCAAATGTTTGGTATTTCTGCTACTCAAATGTGAGTAAACACTGTGAATGTTAATTACTTTTATGCTAATTTagctaaaaaaaacctttttcctctctctactttttattatttgatacTGTTCTTTCAGTTTGAGTTATGAGGGATGAAATAATTaatctctccgtctgtctggtCCTGGCAGGTGTCGGCTCTGCTGTCCAGGGATTCGGCTCATAAGCTGCTGATCTTGGCCGGCCAGAGTGTGGAGGACAGTGGAGACCTGCTGTTTCACAGAGGACTGTTCTCACCACACCACCTGAAAAAAATACTGACAGAGCAGGTACAACAGCGTCTCTCTCTGAATTTTTATCTCTTTGTCtgtaaatatattgatattacTGTTCAAATCTCTTGTCTGACTGCTGAAAAACTGCTCTGTTTTTAGTTCATAGATCAAGAGAGCTCCTCCTCCAAACTCAGTCTGACTCTAAGTTGTCCCAACATCAGCCAGTGGAGGAATACTCTCGTGGGAAACCAGCCTCTGCAGGGTCCTTTCACGCTGCTCATCAATCCCCCAGAGGTGCTGCCTGCCATGGAGGCCCTGGGGGAATTCACCTCCCTCATCTCTGGCACcctctcccctccatctcccttCGACCTCCTGCCTCCTCCCACCACGGTGGGTTTTCTCAAGCTGTCCCGCCCCTGCTGCTACGTGTTCCCTGCCGGCCGCGGCGACTGTGCCTTTTTTGCCATTAACGGGTTCACGGTGCTGGTGGACGGCGGCTCGGACTCTCAGGCTTGTTTCTGGAAGCTGGTCCGCCACCTCGACCGAGTTGATGCAGTTTTGTTAACGCATGTTGGGACAGAGAACCTCCCCGGGGTCAATGTCTTCCTGGAGAGGAAGGTGGCTGAGTTGGAGCTGAGCTCTGATGTCAAAGGTAAGAGGTCGAGTCAGTTTTATTCATGCTGtacagcccaaaatcaaaaGTTTGCCTCAGAGGGCTTTACAATCTGCTCAGCATACATCACTTTCTATAATTAGACCCTTGATTTCGATAAGGCATAACTCCCCTTAAAAAACCAACAGGGGAAAACCCTTAgaaagagcaacagaggagggattCCCGGTGATGTTTCTGATTCATCATGATAAAAGGAGATCTGTCAGGAGATATCTCTTTAGTCCACTCCTCTttatgtgtttctctgtgtctctatcTCCTTTTATCTGAACAGATGACTCCTCTAAGAGGCTTATCTCCCCAGAGCTTGGAGTTGTTTTCTTTAACGCCCCCAGCAGGTTGCAGCTGGAAGATCAGCCCTGTGAGTGATGCATTCAAACCTACAGTAGTACAGTACGTCTCTGCAATCTGCGGATATGTTgagtaaatgttggcagtttacaTTAATGCAAACCATATATGTTTAcattgaaactttacatttctttatgttgcaactttacggttcagttttaaatgtatcttgtgacaacactgtgcttatggtctggttaggtttaggcacaaaaaacacttggttagggttaggaaaacatcatgttttggtttaaaatacctgttttttgtTACTACAAACATGATTGTAAATGTCCAGACTTCCCATGAAACATGGTTTCATGAACAGTTGGGTTTCTAATGTGAATGATTGCTATCAAGTAAAGTTATCATTCTTCTTCTCAGGTGCGGACAGTGTACTGAAGAGCACACAGCAGGgggctctaaccctaaccttgTTAAAGAAGTTAGAAATCAGACCACAGCCATTGTTTCGACCACAAGGGATCCCCATTGAGCCACTGACCCTGTTCCAGAAGATGGGAGTGGGACAGCTGGATTTATACATCCTCAACCCCGGCAAAAACAGTCAAGAGTACCAGACATTCATGCAAAACTGGCCTGATGCCGTGTCATCAGCATCCAAATCCCAAACTCTCCCTCTCACCGCGCTGGCCTCAGTGTCTGCGCTGCTTGTGTGGCACCCAGCGTGTCCCCAGGAGAAGGTGGTCAGGGTGCTGTTCCCCGGTGTCACCCCACAGGCAAAGCTGCTGCAGGGGCTGGAGAAGCTGAAGGGTCTGGCCTTCCTCCAGAAACCTGCTGTGACGACCGGGGACCTGGAGAGGCTGGGAGAGGACAAAACGCCCAAGAGGACGGAGAGCCAGGACAGTGGTAAGTCTCAAGGGAAGGAGTCAACGGTGAAACACGGAAAAGATCGGGGAGGTAAAGAAGAGGGGAAAGGAAAACTGTTAAACGGAGTCGCTGCAAGAGATGCTGATAAAACCAGAATCAAAGAGACAGGTGTCAAGCACAAAGCAGCATCTTCAGAGAAGAATACTTCAAAGAAAGGAGGAGGTAAGGATGGGAAGAAGGAGGATAAGCCTGGCAATAAAGAGGAGAACGGTGTTACGAGGCATGATCAGGGGAAAAGGGATGCTCTCACTCCAAAACCAAAGAATGACAATAAAACTAAACTCAAAAAGGAAGCAAAAAATGACTCCAAAACAGgggggaagaaaacaaaaaaaacatcaggaaaGGAGGCAAATAATGGCAAGAAGGTGCATGAAAACGCTGAATTACCAGataacaactcaacaaaaccTGATGCTGGGACTGTGTTATCAGAGCCAGAGAGACTCGATGCAGAGCAAAAACCAGAGAAACAGTCTGAAGAGAACCCCTGTGGCTCCAAAATGTCTACCCCTGAGGACATGACAGCTGATTTTCTAAAGCTCAGGGAGGAAACTGCAGCACAGGTGGAAACAGCAGATAAAGGAGAGCAGAAAAGCAGTGAGTCCGGAAATGAAAAAAGCCTTGGAGACCTGAGCAAAGCGGCTGACACACTTGAGGAAGAAGCCGGAGATAATGCAGGGATAATGGGAGGAGAGAGTGGTGATAATGGAGCGCGAGACAAGGCTTGGACTGGAGAGAAAGCGCCAGAAGACCAGCCTGGAAATGCTTGTAAACCAGCAAAGGTTGTAGGATTCCCATCTCCCTTGAATAAGGCGCCAAAGAATGAGCCCTCAGACCAGCTCGACTTAACCCCGACTGAATACACTCTCCTGGACGGGGCTTTGAGAAGCAGCCCTCCCTCCAGATCCTCTCCAGAGAACCAGGTGCCAGTCAGCCCTGACGAGGAGACGGTAGAGCCCGCATCCCCTGATTCACGGCCCAACAGCGCAGGCCACACTCCTTACTGTCTGTCCCCAGATGATGTGTGGTGCAACAGGGCCACTCTCAACAGGTTACAGGCCCAGATGGGAAACGAAGAGTCAGCTAATGTCAACGATTCATCCAAGCAGAGTGAGGGACAATTAAACCAGCCCAAAACCACTCCAGAGAGCCAAGCAAACCCCAGAGAGAAGCACCTAAGTTTCCTTTCTTTGGGTTCATTTAAAGACGGCTCTTCAGACCCCTCTCCGTCTCTCACTACCACCACTACTACACACTCAATGCCGGCAGAGGTGAGCTCACCTCAGTCCACAGAGGTAGATGAGTCACTGTCCATGTCCTTAGAGCAGGGACCAACCTCTGTGAGCCAAAGAGATGGGGATGACAGCCTTCATCACTCAAGCTCCAATGGAGGCCATTTTGTTGGGATGTCTTTACCAATGAAGAAGCCACCAAGATCTGTAGGGCAGGGTTTCGAGATGGGGCGGCCTCCGGCTCCTAACACACTTCATTTTGAGGCATCAGCTCACGATGTGGATCTATGTCTGGTGTCTCCCTGCGAGTTCAAGCATTTCAAACAACCTGACTCTGGCTCAGGTGCGAGCGAGTCCCCCAGAGGAGCTTTTACTCCACATCATCacggcaacaacaacaacaaccccaaAGACACATCGCCCAGCGAGTCAAATGCCCCCGCCTGCACTGAGGACTGCCCGTCCACCACCGCAGAGGGAGTTCTGGACTCAGATGAGGATGAGTCATGTAGTGAGCCGTCTAACTCGCCCCATGACCTCCACACCAGCCGGGCTCTGCCCCAGGACCCTCTTCCTGCCCCTCTCAGGGACAGTCCACCCCTGCCCCCTCATCCTGACACCTCCATGCCCGTTCCTCAGTCTGACTCTGATGCTCACGGGAAGAGGGCAAAAGCCACTGGCACACGAGGCAAAAAATCGCCAGCGGTGAGTTTGTCTTATTAGCATTGACGAAAAGGATGTTTATGTAATTTGGCGCATTAGTTCATGTGTAGCATTTAAGCTAAATCGTTTggttaaaggtcctatttgtaagaaaagttgttttttgattATCATTCCCAGCacatcaaaaactgatgctttgggttttccaactcgtcaaatactgtgTTTATTGGTAAAGTCCCTCTCCAAAAACCACCTTCAACTAAGAAGATACTTTCTGTAGATtcataaaaatcaattttgctTTTTGTGACCAGGTTACTGAGGCCTCCCAAAGATCAGGCTCAGGGAAAAGCAGGACAGGGAACCAAAGTGGAGTCCTGAAGGGGAACGCCTCGTCTACTCGAACGCCTTCCTCCAGCCCCCGTTCGGCACCAGCAAAATCCTCACCCAATCCAGGTATGAGGCGTATAATGTAAATGATATAGAGAGCTGTAAATCGTTTTGTACTTTTCAAACTAAAGTGTGTCCACAGTTGGTGTCCGCTtagctgctctctctcctgtcaCAGGCTCTAAGTCTACCTCTGCAGGAGAAGTCAGCCTATATGTTGACCTGGCCTATATTCCCTATGGAGGCTCCTCTTCAACAGTCAACGTGGACTTCTTCAGATGCGTTCGCTCCTCTTGTTACATCGTCAGTGGCGACAGtccagagagagaagagctgTTGAGGCATACGCTAGACGCATTACTGGATAGCAAGAAATCCTGGCCTGAGACTATGCaggtagaaacacacaactAGAATGGCAACCCTTTTTTGTCATCTTAAGCATGCAGCAAAACAATAGATCCATGTGAATCTGTAAGGTAAACTGGATCACCTATCCATGTTTCTCTGCAGctactgaaaacacattttaaaagtaaccaATGCAGATcattttttctccccttttcaTTCCCTTATCCTTGTCCTTTCTTTCAGGTGACAGTGATCCCCACCTATGAGTCGGTGGCGATGCAGGAGTGGTACCAGCAGACCctggacagacagaaggagCTGGGCATTACCGTCCTGGGCTCTAACAGCACTGTCGCCATGCAGGACGAGACCTTTCCCGCCTGCAAGATAGAGTTTTGAGGCAGACTCTTGGGATGCAGCGGCAGAGGATGGATGGTGATTATGAGCTGAAGAATGGAAATATGTGTGACCGTCAGAGAAAGTTAAAAGGAAATTTTCTGGCCCTTTTCTGCATGAACGCATCCGAGTGGGTAATGACGGGACGTTCACCCCATCCCCTCTTGATTAATCTCTTCTTTGTGGGCTCCTTTTGCACCAGAAAGCCCTTATTTCTCTTGATCCAAGGAGAACACGTTCCCGTGGGGAGTTTTGCATGAATTTCTGTGACCCATGACCCTGTGCGAAGCAGGAGAGGTGATGACACTGGCTGCAAGAGAAGCACGTCGGGCTGCAAATGTGCATCCACATGAAAGCTGATGTTGTAGATTAGTCAATGTAGTTAGCATACATGCGGTTAAAGGCGCTATATGTGGGCTTGTTTTCTCAACACATTCAGCACTGAGGTGTGATAGTAGGCTGTGCGATGTTTAAAGACCGAATTCGCTGCTTTTAATACAACATTTATTAAgttaaatacatttgatttagCAAATTAAACTACTGAAAATACTTGTTGGTTTATAAAAAACACTGagcacattttatttcttttatttactaAAATTATATTTGTCTGATCAGCACGGAAGATGactaaattgtaaaaaaaaaaataaaaaaaataacattttacctttaatgacatcacagtgtgCGGTCAGGTGTTTGTTGTGAGCGCCGAGTGCAGACATGAGATAAGCTGTGTCGTGTGTCGTAACTGCTTTAAGAAGTATCGCTCCACCGTGGCTTCACTGCTGACCTGACGTGACGTATCTAACGCGAGTGATAATCGCCCGCTGGATCTGAGATTAATGGATCTGCAAAGACAAATCTGTCGGCAGGGATTAGAGCACCAGATTAAAATGAATAGCATTACAGCAATCATCTTATTAAGTATCGCAATTAATTGTAATCCATTACGAGTGCTTAAAATCATACTAATCAGGAATCAGACAGCAACatagatgtttaaaaaaagtgatgaCATGTACTTTGATTGTTAATATGATCATGAGCTTATTGTGGACACATATTTTGCACAGCATTAATTCATGGTGTGGTCACAGTGGGTGGTAACGACAGCTTTCCACGTTGTAGTTTGTACATAcgaattaattaaaaatcagattCTATTTATATTTAGAACAAAGTAATCTTGAAACTACTGGATTGCTGTACTAATATCAGTAATGCTTTAGTTTTTTGGGTCCATAATTTGTTCATGA
It contains:
- the LOC141010245 gene encoding microtubule-associated protein 1S-like, with amino-acid sequence MASSRVPEREVREEPRRATTANLDFSPHKHSLLIIIGRTAHLRQTGHICGDIERGIRSWDVDLKSCNLNLFLQEFLSHHTASFKGAGQKCLRHSTRVLDTQVLISPSQEQVHSEVSALLSRDSAHKLLILAGQSVEDSGDLLFHRGLFSPHHLKKILTEQFIDQESSSSKLSLTLSCPNISQWRNTLVGNQPLQGPFTLLINPPEVLPAMEALGEFTSLISGTLSPPSPFDLLPPPTTVGFLKLSRPCCYVFPAGRGDCAFFAINGFTVLVDGGSDSQACFWKLVRHLDRVDAVLLTHVGTENLPGVNVFLERKVAELELSSDVKDDSSKRLISPELGVVFFNAPSRLQLEDQPCADSVLKSTQQGALTLTLLKKLEIRPQPLFRPQGIPIEPLTLFQKMGVGQLDLYILNPGKNSQEYQTFMQNWPDAVSSASKSQTLPLTALASVSALLVWHPACPQEKVVRVLFPGVTPQAKLLQGLEKLKGLAFLQKPAVTTGDLERLGEDKTPKRTESQDSGKSQGKESTVKHGKDRGGKEEGKGKLLNGVAARDADKTRIKETGVKHKAASSEKNTSKKGGGKDGKKEDKPGNKEENGVTRHDQGKRDALTPKPKNDNKTKLKKEAKNDSKTGGKKTKKTSGKEANNGKKVHENAELPDNNSTKPDAGTVLSEPERLDAEQKPEKQSEENPCGSKMSTPEDMTADFLKLREETAAQVETADKGEQKSSESGNEKSLGDLSKAADTLEEEAGDNAGIMGGESGDNGARDKAWTGEKAPEDQPGNACKPAKVVGFPSPLNKAPKNEPSDQLDLTPTEYTLLDGALRSSPPSRSSPENQVPVSPDEETVEPASPDSRPNSAGHTPYCLSPDDVWCNRATLNRLQAQMGNEESANVNDSSKQSEGQLNQPKTTPESQANPREKHLSFLSLGSFKDGSSDPSPSLTTTTTTHSMPAEVSSPQSTEVDESLSMSLEQGPTSVSQRDGDDSLHHSSSNGGHFVGMSLPMKKPPRSVGQGFEMGRPPAPNTLHFEASAHDVDLCLVSPCEFKHFKQPDSGSGASESPRGAFTPHHHGNNNNNPKDTSPSESNAPACTEDCPSTTAEGVLDSDEDESCSEPSNSPHDLHTSRALPQDPLPAPLRDSPPLPPHPDTSMPVPQSDSDAHGKRAKATGTRGKKSPAVTEASQRSGSGKSRTGNQSGVLKGNASSTRTPSSSPRSAPAKSSPNPGSKSTSAGEVSLYVDLAYIPYGGSSSTVNVDFFRCVRSSCYIVSGDSPEREELLRHTLDALLDSKKSWPETMQVTVIPTYESVAMQEWYQQTLDRQKELGITVLGSNSTVAMQDETFPACKIEF